The proteins below come from a single Burkholderia sp. FERM BP-3421 genomic window:
- a CDS encoding amino acid permease yields the protein MSLFRKKNVDHMIASAHAAGLKKALGALDLTFLGIGAIIGTGIFVLTGTGAVQAGPALMLAFVIAAIACGLAALSYAEFASTIPVAGSIYTYSYATLGELAAWIIGWDLMLEYGLAASAVSVGWSGYLQSLLQGFGVSLPAALSAAPGAIPGVTTYFNLPAFLVMLVITTLLSVGIRESTRVNNIMVFVKVSVVLLVIAVGVFHVKPANWTPFMPHGWNGVFGAAAVMFFAFIGFDAVSSAAEEVKNPKRDLPIGIIASLAVCAVLYVTVAGVATGIVPSAQYASISHPISYALQAAGERWVAGFIDLGAVLGMLTVILVMSYGQTRIIFAMSRDGLLPGALSSVHPRFATPFLTTWLVGLFFGLIAALIPLNVLAELINIGTLAAFSMVSIAVLVLRRTHPDLPRAFRCPGVPVVPLLAVAACLFLMLNLQWVTWVAFLVWLAIGLVVYFAYSRSRSKLAHGNPH from the coding sequence ATGTCTCTCTTCCGCAAGAAAAACGTCGATCACATGATCGCCAGTGCGCATGCCGCGGGGCTCAAGAAAGCCCTCGGCGCGCTCGACCTCACGTTCCTCGGGATCGGCGCGATCATCGGCACCGGCATCTTCGTCCTGACCGGCACGGGCGCCGTGCAGGCCGGCCCCGCGCTGATGCTGGCCTTCGTGATCGCCGCCATCGCGTGCGGCCTCGCTGCGCTGTCCTACGCGGAATTCGCGTCGACCATCCCGGTCGCCGGCTCGATCTACACGTATTCGTACGCGACCCTCGGTGAGCTGGCCGCCTGGATCATCGGCTGGGACCTGATGCTCGAATACGGGCTCGCGGCCTCGGCCGTGTCGGTCGGTTGGTCGGGCTACCTGCAGTCGCTGCTGCAGGGCTTCGGCGTCTCGCTGCCGGCCGCGCTCAGCGCCGCGCCCGGCGCGATCCCCGGCGTCACCACCTACTTCAACCTGCCCGCGTTCCTCGTGATGCTGGTGATCACGACACTGCTGTCGGTCGGCATCCGCGAGTCGACCCGCGTCAACAACATCATGGTGTTCGTGAAGGTCTCGGTGGTGCTGCTCGTGATCGCGGTCGGCGTGTTCCACGTCAAGCCCGCCAACTGGACCCCGTTCATGCCGCACGGCTGGAACGGCGTGTTCGGCGCGGCCGCGGTGATGTTCTTCGCGTTCATCGGCTTCGACGCGGTGTCGTCGGCGGCCGAGGAAGTCAAGAATCCGAAACGCGACCTGCCGATCGGCATCATCGCCTCGCTCGCCGTGTGCGCCGTGCTGTACGTGACGGTGGCCGGCGTCGCGACGGGCATCGTGCCGTCCGCGCAGTACGCGAGCATCTCGCACCCGATCTCGTACGCGCTGCAGGCGGCGGGCGAGCGCTGGGTCGCGGGCTTCATCGACCTCGGCGCGGTGCTGGGCATGCTGACCGTGATCCTCGTGATGAGCTACGGCCAGACCCGCATCATCTTCGCGATGTCGCGCGACGGCCTGCTGCCCGGCGCGCTGTCGAGCGTGCATCCGCGCTTCGCGACGCCGTTCCTCACCACCTGGCTGGTCGGCCTGTTCTTCGGCCTGATCGCCGCGCTGATCCCGCTCAACGTGCTGGCGGAACTGATCAACATCGGCACGCTCGCGGCGTTCTCGATGGTGTCGATCGCGGTGCTGGTGCTGCGCCGGACCCATCCGGACCTGCCGCGCGCGTTCCGCTGCCCGGGCGTGCCGGTCGTGCCGCTGCTCGCGGTCGCGGCCTGCCTGTTCCTGATGCTGAACCTGCAATGGGTCACCTGGGTCGCGTTCCTCGTGTGGCTCGCGATCGGCCTCGTCGTGTACTTCGCGTACTCGCGCAGCCGCTCGAAGCTCGCGCACGGCAACCCGCACTGA
- a CDS encoding XdhC family protein encodes MESVDLEVLKTSARWLAEGRRALLVTVVQTWGSSPRPEGAMLAVRDDGLVVGSVSGGCIEDDLIARVHAAGIAPHARPEAVKYGVTAEEAHRFGLPCGGTIELVLEPLGAAGEIAALCDAVEAGRLVTRTLELATGAVTLAPAQAADTLHFDGARLTTVHGPRYRMLVIGAGQLSRYLCQIAAGLDYQVTVCDPREEYTDAWDVPGTRIVRTMPDDTVLDMKLDARSAVIALTHDPKLDDLALMEALKTPAFYVGALGSRRNNAARRERLREFDLSATELARLHGPAGIYIGSRTPPEIAVSILAEVTAAKNGVSLPTILQVEGAKAARELAATDGGTCGVS; translated from the coding sequence ATGGAAAGCGTCGATCTCGAAGTATTGAAGACGAGCGCGCGCTGGCTCGCCGAGGGCCGGCGCGCGCTGCTCGTCACGGTGGTGCAGACCTGGGGCTCGTCGCCGCGCCCCGAGGGCGCGATGCTCGCGGTGCGCGACGACGGGCTCGTGGTCGGCTCGGTATCGGGCGGCTGCATCGAGGACGATCTGATCGCCCGCGTGCACGCGGCCGGCATCGCGCCGCACGCGCGCCCGGAGGCGGTCAAATACGGCGTCACGGCCGAGGAGGCGCACCGTTTCGGGCTGCCCTGCGGCGGCACGATCGAGCTGGTGCTGGAGCCGCTCGGCGCCGCCGGCGAGATCGCGGCGCTGTGCGACGCGGTCGAAGCGGGCCGCCTCGTGACCCGCACCCTCGAACTCGCGACCGGCGCGGTTACCCTCGCGCCCGCGCAGGCCGCCGACACGCTGCATTTCGACGGCGCGCGCCTGACGACGGTGCACGGCCCCCGCTACCGGATGCTCGTGATCGGCGCGGGCCAGCTGTCGCGCTATCTGTGCCAGATCGCGGCGGGGCTCGACTATCAGGTGACGGTGTGCGATCCGCGCGAGGAATACACCGATGCGTGGGACGTGCCGGGCACGCGGATCGTGCGCACCATGCCGGACGACACGGTGCTCGACATGAAGCTCGACGCGCGCTCGGCCGTGATCGCGCTGACCCACGACCCGAAGCTCGACGATCTCGCGCTGATGGAGGCGTTGAAGACGCCCGCGTTCTATGTCGGCGCGCTCGGTTCGCGGCGCAACAACGCGGCGCGCCGCGAGCGGCTGCGCGAATTCGACCTGAGCGCGACGGAACTGGCGCGGCTGCACGGCCCCGCCGGCATCTACATCGGCAGCCGCACGCCGCCCGAGATCGCGGTGTCGATCCTCGCCGAGGTGACGGCCGCGAAGAACGGCGTGTCGCTGCCGACGATTCTTCAGGTGGAAGGGGCGAAAGCCGCGCGCGAGCTGGCCGCGACGGACGGCGGAACCTGCGGCGTCAGCTGA
- a CDS encoding PepSY-associated TM helix domain-containing protein: MNAPESIESPRLAGVTVLRPAPRAMEAGELAARRQRSRRATFIKWLRKVHGWVGLWGAVMGLLFGVTGVLLNHRAPPLKISSGEPQVQQLQLALPTPAPATPAALAAWLKRELKFDGEPGRLRKEPAQPVAWGQRKLIQPERWQVGIFGPGSNVQAEYWVGNGYVSVKRSENAFLATLNNLHRGVGMNLFWVLLMDTIAGSMILLSLTGVLLWTELNKRRTVGVVLVVGSVAAALAAGLS; this comes from the coding sequence GTGAACGCGCCCGAATCGATCGAATCCCCCCGGCTGGCCGGCGTCACCGTGCTGCGTCCCGCGCCCCGCGCGATGGAGGCCGGCGAGCTGGCGGCCCGCCGTCAGCGCTCGCGCCGCGCGACCTTCATCAAGTGGCTGCGCAAGGTGCACGGCTGGGTGGGGCTGTGGGGCGCCGTGATGGGGCTGCTGTTCGGCGTGACGGGCGTGCTGCTCAACCACCGCGCGCCGCCGCTCAAGATCTCGTCGGGCGAGCCGCAGGTCCAGCAATTGCAGCTGGCGCTGCCCACGCCCGCGCCGGCGACTCCGGCGGCGCTCGCCGCGTGGCTCAAGCGCGAGCTGAAGTTCGACGGCGAGCCCGGCCGGCTCCGCAAGGAACCGGCGCAGCCGGTCGCCTGGGGCCAGCGCAAGCTGATCCAGCCCGAGCGCTGGCAGGTCGGCATCTTCGGCCCGGGCAGCAACGTGCAGGCCGAATACTGGGTGGGCAACGGCTACGTGTCGGTGAAACGCAGCGAGAATGCGTTCCTCGCGACCCTCAACAACCTGCATCGCGGCGTCGGCATGAACCTGTTCTGGGTGCTGCTGATGGACACCATCGCCGGCTCGATGATCCTGCTGTCGCTGACGGGCGTGCTGCTGTGGACCGAGCTGAACAAGCGCCGCACGGTCGGCGTCGTGCTCGTCGTCGGCTCGGTGGCGGCCGCGCTCGCGGCGGGCCTCAGCTGA
- a CDS encoding class II histone deacetylase translates to MIPTGLLFDPAFLQHRQGDLVYTVPHGTLTLGEQFDSPLRLAYTMQLLDAVGMNARLTRLAFAPATDAQLLRVHEPGYLRWLAETCALAGPAIVPLGDDAAGGSDTERIARLAAGAACAAVDAVLAGPLRQAYALVRPSGHHAGAEVAMGYCYYNNIAVAARHAQAAHGIERVAIVDWDVHHGNGTQQVFYADPSVLFISLHETGNFPLDGGRPDETGVAPALGHNVNVALPSGTGDAGYAHAFDALVLPLLDAFRPALILVSAGQDANALDPLGRMRVQRDGFRRMARALRQAAQTLCGGRIALVQEGGYSLPYLPIATLGVLEGLVDWDAPFVDPHAFVQHALSQPERDAVAATRASLRGYWPVLRDG, encoded by the coding sequence GTGATACCGACCGGCCTGCTGTTCGATCCCGCGTTCCTGCAGCACCGGCAGGGCGATCTCGTCTACACGGTGCCGCACGGCACGCTGACTCTCGGCGAGCAGTTCGACAGCCCGCTGCGGCTCGCCTACACGATGCAGTTGCTCGATGCGGTCGGCATGAATGCGCGCCTCACGCGCCTCGCCTTCGCGCCGGCGACCGACGCCCAGCTGCTGCGCGTGCATGAGCCCGGCTACCTGCGCTGGCTCGCGGAAACCTGTGCGCTCGCCGGCCCGGCGATCGTGCCGCTCGGCGACGACGCGGCGGGCGGCAGCGACACCGAGCGCATCGCGCGGCTCGCGGCGGGCGCCGCCTGCGCGGCCGTCGACGCGGTACTGGCGGGCCCGCTGCGGCAGGCCTACGCGCTCGTGCGGCCATCGGGCCACCATGCGGGCGCCGAGGTCGCGATGGGCTATTGCTACTACAACAACATCGCGGTGGCGGCCCGCCACGCGCAGGCCGCGCACGGCATCGAGCGCGTCGCGATCGTCGACTGGGACGTGCATCACGGCAACGGCACCCAGCAGGTGTTCTACGCGGATCCGTCGGTGCTGTTCATCTCGCTGCACGAGACCGGCAACTTCCCGCTCGACGGCGGGCGGCCGGACGAAACCGGCGTCGCGCCCGCGCTCGGCCACAACGTGAACGTCGCACTGCCGTCCGGCACCGGCGACGCGGGCTACGCGCACGCGTTCGACGCGCTGGTGCTGCCGCTGCTCGACGCGTTCCGGCCGGCGTTGATCCTCGTGTCGGCCGGACAGGATGCGAACGCGCTCGATCCGCTCGGCCGCATGCGCGTGCAGCGCGACGGCTTCCGCCGGATGGCGCGCGCGCTGCGGCAGGCCGCGCAAACGCTGTGCGGCGGCCGGATCGCGTTGGTCCAGGAAGGCGGCTACAGCCTGCCCTACCTGCCGATCGCGACGCTGGGCGTGCTGGAGGGGCTCGTCGATTGGGACGCGCCGTTCGTCGATCCGCATGCGTTCGTCCAGCATGCGCTGAGCCAGCCCGAACGCGACGCGGTGGCGGCGACGCGCGCGTCGCTGCGCGGCTATTGGCCGGTCTTGCGGGACGGGTGA
- a CDS encoding EscU/YscU/HrcU family type III secretion system export apparatus switch protein has product MSRTHRKSAAALAYDAKGGDAAPRVIAKGYGLVAEMIVARAKEAGLYVHTAPEMVSLLMQVDLDSRIPPQLYQAVAELLAWLYALESDVGDGAGGESEPEPAFPTLKPAR; this is encoded by the coding sequence ATGAGCCGCACCCATCGCAAGAGCGCGGCCGCGCTGGCCTACGACGCGAAGGGCGGGGATGCGGCGCCGCGCGTGATCGCGAAGGGCTACGGGCTGGTCGCCGAGATGATCGTCGCGCGCGCGAAGGAGGCGGGCCTCTACGTGCATACGGCGCCGGAGATGGTGTCGCTGCTGATGCAGGTCGATCTGGATTCGAGGATTCCGCCGCAGTTGTATCAGGCGGTGGCCGAACTGCTCGCATGGTTGTACGCGCTCGAAAGCGACGTCGGGGACGGCGCGGGGGGCGAGTCCGAGCCCGAGCCGGCATTTCCGACGCTGAAGCCGGCGCGTTGA
- the fliK gene encoding flagellar hook-length control protein FliK translates to MTGIDTVAAAILASRIDSLLNTPVTAPSAGAATPQVGTSATASGTAAPAPLPAGAAGPPLASAQAVLSEVALTLDAISRFGGEASAPVLGNAPLLPSGPSPQAAIAQQPAAAGGAPADAAARAQASGGAPASPAAALSSALVQAVADSGLFYESHLAQWLAGQRSFAMLAREPQAQFADDGVFASARPGGAQPAPDDPLAEALAARLPLPQAGRPAGDAGAQTQGASAAPQNPAQSGAGAPPARAAGAYGTPEPDAKTLSSSATQGATRGEASADPPASLASSLHPATLPIVRQQLDLLATDQFRWIGEVWPGARLDWLIEPDDTRGRDPGAADPGDGIAWRTRLTLALPSLGMVDADLTLNGEQITARLRANETGAARLSSHGEQLRQRLAAAGLQLSGLSIRAIEDAPESFDTAAAHAAASAYARSAVVTEVLPAEPKPKQPARAPVRDPLDDWELLP, encoded by the coding sequence ATGACCGGTATCGACACAGTTGCCGCCGCCATCCTGGCGAGCCGCATCGACAGCCTGCTGAATACCCCCGTGACGGCCCCGTCGGCCGGCGCCGCGACGCCGCAGGTCGGCACCTCGGCGACCGCGTCGGGCACGGCCGCGCCCGCGCCGCTGCCGGCCGGCGCGGCCGGGCCGCCGCTCGCGTCGGCGCAGGCGGTGCTGTCCGAGGTGGCGCTGACGCTCGATGCGATTTCCCGTTTCGGCGGCGAAGCGAGCGCGCCGGTGCTGGGCAACGCGCCCCTGTTGCCGAGCGGGCCGAGTCCGCAGGCCGCGATCGCGCAGCAGCCGGCGGCAGCCGGCGGCGCGCCGGCCGACGCCGCGGCGCGCGCGCAGGCCTCGGGCGGCGCGCCGGCTTCGCCCGCGGCGGCGCTGAGCAGCGCGCTCGTGCAGGCGGTGGCCGACAGCGGCCTGTTCTACGAATCCCATCTTGCCCAATGGCTGGCCGGCCAGCGCAGCTTCGCGATGCTCGCGCGCGAGCCGCAGGCGCAATTCGCGGATGACGGCGTGTTTGCGTCGGCGCGGCCGGGCGGGGCGCAGCCCGCGCCCGACGATCCGCTCGCCGAGGCGCTCGCCGCGCGCCTGCCCTTGCCGCAGGCGGGCCGGCCGGCGGGCGACGCCGGCGCGCAGACGCAGGGCGCCTCCGCCGCGCCGCAGAACCCGGCCCAATCCGGAGCGGGCGCGCCGCCCGCCCGCGCGGCCGGCGCCTATGGAACGCCGGAGCCGGACGCCAAGACCTTGAGCAGCAGCGCGACCCAGGGCGCGACGCGCGGCGAGGCGAGTGCCGATCCGCCCGCCTCGCTCGCGTCGTCGCTGCATCCGGCGACGCTGCCGATCGTGCGCCAACAGCTCGACTTGCTGGCGACCGACCAGTTTCGCTGGATCGGCGAGGTGTGGCCGGGCGCGCGGCTCGACTGGCTGATCGAGCCGGACGACACGCGCGGGCGCGACCCGGGGGCGGCCGATCCCGGCGACGGGATCGCCTGGCGCACCCGGCTCACGCTGGCCTTGCCGTCGCTCGGCATGGTCGACGCGGACCTCACGCTGAATGGCGAGCAGATCACCGCGCGCCTGCGCGCGAACGAGACCGGCGCGGCGCGGCTTTCATCGCATGGGGAACAGCTGCGCCAGCGGCTCGCGGCGGCGGGTCTGCAACTGAGCGGGCTGTCGATCCGCGCGATCGAGGATGCCCCGGAGAGCTTCGACACCGCCGCCGCGCACGCCGCCGCGTCGGCCTATGCGCGCAGCGCGGTCGTGACCGAGGTGCTGCCGGCCGAACCGAAGCCGAAGCAGCCCGCCCGGGCGCCGGTGCGCGATCCGCTCGACGACTGGGAGCTGCTGCCATGA
- a CDS encoding flagellar protein FliT, giving the protein MSPKAEYIARYEAIAAVSGRMLIAARGEEWQALGGLQEEYLRLVDSLKEAAGPGIALDESERGRKYELIRQILADDAAIRDLASPDVARLSALFETGRSTKVLKDLYQARR; this is encoded by the coding sequence ATGAGCCCGAAAGCCGAATACATCGCACGCTACGAAGCGATCGCGGCCGTGTCCGGCCGCATGCTGATCGCCGCCCGCGGCGAGGAGTGGCAGGCGCTGGGCGGGTTGCAGGAGGAATATCTGCGGCTCGTCGACAGCCTGAAGGAGGCCGCCGGGCCGGGGATTGCGCTCGATGAGTCCGAGCGCGGCCGCAAGTACGAACTGATTCGCCAGATTCTCGCCGACGACGCGGCGATCCGCGATCTCGCGAGCCCCGACGTCGCGCGCCTGTCGGCGCTGTTCGAAACCGGGCGTTCGACCAAGGTGTTGAAGGACCTGTACCAGGCGCGTCGCTGA
- the fliS gene encoding flagellar export chaperone FliS, which produces MFSPGHAGASAYARVGVETGVMGANPHRLIAMLYQGARQAIALARMHLQQGNVAARGDAIGKAIRIVENGLQQSLNLDVGGEIAGRLDALYTYISRRLLEANVQSSEPMLVEVDGLLATLEEAWTGIAPEFAKMSAQAGTELPR; this is translated from the coding sequence ATGTTTTCCCCAGGACACGCTGGAGCCAGCGCCTATGCTCGGGTCGGCGTCGAAACAGGGGTGATGGGCGCGAACCCTCATCGTCTGATCGCCATGCTGTACCAGGGGGCGCGGCAAGCCATCGCGCTGGCGCGGATGCATCTGCAACAGGGCAATGTCGCGGCGCGCGGCGATGCGATCGGCAAGGCGATCCGGATCGTCGAGAACGGTTTGCAGCAATCGCTGAACCTCGACGTCGGCGGCGAGATCGCGGGCCGGCTCGACGCGCTTTACACCTATATCAGCCGCCGGCTGCTCGAAGCCAACGTGCAATCGAGCGAACCGATGCTGGTCGAGGTCGACGGGCTGCTCGCCACGCTCGAGGAAGCCTGGACGGGGATCGCGCCCGAATTCGCGAAGATGAGCGCACAAGCCGGGACGGAATTGCCGAGATGA